The Mastacembelus armatus chromosome 14, fMasArm1.2, whole genome shotgun sequence genomic interval ATCAGCCTGATTTTCTCTCATCATCAATGCTGACTTTAATTTCTACTTTTCTTTCAGGGTGGAGGTCACAGGATTCCAGCTTACTAGAACAATTTGAGGATTAACCACAGACCTGGAAAAGCGAAACAGAGACAGTGCTTATGTGCACCATGATGGCAACTGTAGGCATGGCCAAACTGCAGGCTCGGCTCTTCCTGCTGTTTCTTTGGCTGACACTACGTGCCGACATGCTTCAGTTTGCTGCAGCCACGATACAAGGGTACATTGGAGACAGGGACATCATATGCCCATCTGTTTGCAGGTGTGATGAGGACTTTATCTACTGCAATGATCGTGGCCTGAACTCCATCccatctctgcctccttctGCATCCGTTCTGTATCTTCAAAACAACCACATAAACAACCCAGGCTTGCCCACCTCCTTGGAGCGCCATCTTGCTGTCCGTGTGGTCTACCTCTATGATAATGAACTGGATGAATTCCCCATGCACCTTCCACCATCTGTACGGGAACTACATTTGCAGGACAACAACATCCGCACTATTCCTCGTAGCGCGCTGGCTCGAATGCCCTTGCTAGAGAAGCTGCACTTGGACGACAACTCTATTTCTACTGTCAGCATTGAGGATCAGGCCTTTGCTGACAACCCACGGTTGCGCCTGCTTTTCCTTTCACGCAACCACTTGTCGAGTATCCCCTCAGGACTCCCTGCCTCCCTGGAAGAACTTCGTCTGGATGACAACCGGATCTCCACTATCCCAACCCATGCTTTCCGTGGCCTCACCTCACTTAGATGTCTTGTTCTGGATGGGAACCTTTTGGCAAACCAGCGCATTGCTGATGACACATTCTCCCGCCTTTCTAACTTAACCGAGTTGTCCCTAGTTCGTAACTCACTCCAGACTCCACCTGTCAATCTGCCCAGTGCTCATCTGCAGCGCCTGTCGCTACAGGACAATGCCCTAACTCATATGCCACGTGGTTCTTTGGATGGCATGCGCCGACTGCAAAGGCTAGATCTGTCAGGAAACAACCTGACTACCTTACCAAGGGGACTGTTCAAAGACCTGGACAGCCTGGGTCAGCTGCTGGTGCGAGGTAATCCTTGGCACTGTGGCTGTAATTTACGCTGGTTATATGACTGGCTCCATGCCCGTGGTAATTCCATCACTGTCAGAGGTCTCACCTGCCATGGACCTGACAGAGTGCGAGACATGGCTTTGACAGAACTGACCAGCGAGATGGAGGAATGTGAAGTGGTAAGGACAGCAGGGACCCGAGACAGAGTGGGTGGAGGTGGAGTCGATAGCCCCACTACCCACACCCCTCCACAGGGCTCCCTTTTTACCCTCCGTTCAAAGCGGCCTGGCCTGGGGTTTCCTGATTCTGGCTTAG includes:
- the flrt1a gene encoding leucine-rich repeat transmembrane protein FLRT1; its protein translation is MCTMMATVGMAKLQARLFLLFLWLTLRADMLQFAAATIQGYIGDRDIICPSVCRCDEDFIYCNDRGLNSIPSLPPSASVLYLQNNHINNPGLPTSLERHLAVRVVYLYDNELDEFPMHLPPSVRELHLQDNNIRTIPRSALARMPLLEKLHLDDNSISTVSIEDQAFADNPRLRLLFLSRNHLSSIPSGLPASLEELRLDDNRISTIPTHAFRGLTSLRCLVLDGNLLANQRIADDTFSRLSNLTELSLVRNSLQTPPVNLPSAHLQRLSLQDNALTHMPRGSLDGMRRLQRLDLSGNNLTTLPRGLFKDLDSLGQLLVRGNPWHCGCNLRWLYDWLHARGNSITVRGLTCHGPDRVRDMALTELTSEMEECEVVRTAGTRDRVGGGGVDSPTTHTPPQGSLFTLRSKRPGLGFPDSGLDYTLSSSGVGKSLALNVKPLSHSSVRVTWSVAQPSSSFRLSWLRLGTGNAMGSITETLVRGDRREYLLTSLQPRSSYIICMVPLPASSENKGAISGDPDSDEALVCAKAETSDLSPLEEEEEDEDPQQMTVLPLAGIIGGATAIVSLALIFGIFCWYGHRTGHLCSRDHYTRSSSRKSKNYDDYIESGTKKDNTILEIRGPGFQMTPMAACQPMQPKPLREDYIIHTIFPSNGTGLYKGVNHVSNAGHGTNRGYREGGIPDIDYCYT